DNA from Orbaceae bacterium lpD01:
GCGCAGTCCGAGGGGGTGGGTACAATTCTTTATGTACGTACCGATACGGCCGATAGCCTTGTCACTATCAATAATGCCGGTACCCTGTCACTGACTTCATCCAGTAATACTGCAACCAGTAATTCAGTGGGAATATTAGGGGAAAACCTCAGCCAAGCTGATACCAGTAAGATAAAGATTAACCTACAAAATGGCAGCAATATTAATCTCACAACCGGGACCAATGTGCGAGGTGTGACCGCGACCGGTGCTGACCTCAATGTTATCACCGATGCTTATAGCCAAATCACCCTGACCAATAACACGACATCAGCGAACGCTATGACCGGGATTTTTCTCAATGGCCGGGCCGCAAGCGGTAATAATACGTTGGCCTTAGAAAATAACGGCGCAATTACCATTAACGGTGGTCTATCAACCGGCGTAAAAACCGGTATTTCTGGTGTAGCAGGGGCGAATGCGGATATTGTCAATACCGGCAATATTCAAATCACCGGCAACAATGCTACTGCCATTAATATCGTATCAAAATCGACCAATCTAAACTCAACCGGTGATATTACGGTGACCGGTGATACTGCGAATGGCATTATCACCAATTCCGGGACTGATGCGGTTACCGATACGCAAATATTAAATGTGGGGGGGAATATTACCATTAACGGCAACGGAAAAGCCATTGGTGCTACTACCCAGAACGCGACCAATACCCTAACCCTCGGTAATACAAATATTATTGGCGGCAGTGGCATCAATGGCGGCGGCGTTTATATGTCAAGCATCACAGGTGCACAACAACTCACCTCTGCCGCCAATATAAGCGCTAAAAACGATCAGGCTATTTTCGGTAATAGTCAGGCCGCAACAACGATCAATAACAACAATACTGTCACTGGTTATACCAACTTTACTGGTGGTGGTCCTGTGACGTTCAACAATAATGGCAATGTGGCATTACAAAATTTTGCTGATACAGAGACTAAATCAACCATTACCAATAATTTTGGTACTGCGGGTATTTATAACAATAATGGTACAATCGGTTTTTCGGATAAAAACCTGGATGGCACGAATACTAATGCTGTATTTAATGTCGACACATTCAATAACGCCGGTATCATTGATCTGACTGCGAAAAATCCGACGAGTGTCAATAATCTGGTTGGTGATACCATAACGATTAATGGTAACTACGTGTCTAACGGTGGTAGTATTTACCTCAATACCGTACTTGATGATGCGACCAGTAATGGTGGTCAGGGTATCAGTGATAAACTGATTATTAATGGTAATGTCACAACTGGTTCAGGTGCCACCAAAGTCTTTATTACGCCAACCGCAAACACCGCCAATCTCGGTCAGTTAACCACTGGTGAAGGCATTAAAGTGATCGATGTCGTCGGCAACTCGGTTAACGATGCTTTTGAGCTAGGTCGAGCCATCGTTGCCGGTGCCTATGAGTATACTCTTCATCAAGGGCTTACCGATCTTGGTTGGTTTCTCTCCAGCTTCGAAAAGCGTAATACCATTCAGTACAACCCTGCGATAGGCGCCTACCTTGCTAATCAAACAGCCGCGGTGCAAATGTTCCAACAGACATTCTATAATCGTCTACTCTCATCATCAGCCGCTAACAGTAATGATGCATCAAAAAGTCTGTTTTGGCTCAGTACCAAAATAAACCATGTACGTTATGATAGTCTTAATGGCGGCCTGTCTAACCGTGCCAATAGCTATACCCTACAAATAGGGGGAGATATTAACGTTTGGACACTCGATAACGGCGGTAATATCCACCTTGGTATCATGGGCGGTTATGGTCACTTTAAAGATACCAGTAAATCACACAGTACCGGCACGCAAACCGAAGGCAAAATCAATGGTTATAGCGTCGGCGCTTATGGCACCTACTTTGCCGGACAGGATATCAATCAGGGACTCTACGTTGATCTCTGGAGTCAAATGGGCTGGTATCGAAACCAAATCACGGGTGAAGCCCAGCTAGCGACCCAAAAATATCACAGCACCGTCTGGAGCAACTCTGTTGAAGTCGGTTATGGTATTCCCTTTGCTGTAACTGGCGACTACCAATGGTTAGCGACACCTCAAGTACAGCTCACCTATA
Protein-coding regions in this window:
- a CDS encoding autotransporter outer membrane beta-barrel domain-containing protein; this translates as MYNLNRFTTTITLISLSPFAFMNHLSAATITGNTLTYQNETINLPIIAADAQTQNIKNVVLNNTQVTTNVSPVNGSGWPSAVSLGGSNGYLVGAGWNYGDLTLSVNANSSIAAQSEGVGTILYVRTDTADSLVTINNAGTLSLTSSSNTATSNSVGILGENLSQADTSKIKINLQNGSNINLTTGTNVRGVTATGADLNVITDAYSQITLTNNTTSANAMTGIFLNGRAASGNNTLALENNGAITINGGLSTGVKTGISGVAGANADIVNTGNIQITGNNATAINIVSKSTNLNSTGDITVTGDTANGIITNSGTDAVTDTQILNVGGNITINGNGKAIGATTQNATNTLTLGNTNIIGGSGINGGGVYMSSITGAQQLTSAANISAKNDQAIFGNSQAATTINNNNTVTGYTNFTGGGPVTFNNNGNVALQNFADTETKSTITNNFGTAGIYNNNGTIGFSDKNLDGTNTNAVFNVDTFNNAGIIDLTAKNPTSVNNLVGDTITINGNYVSNGGSIYLNTVLDDATSNGGQGISDKLIINGNVTTGSGATKVFITPTANTANLGQLTTGEGIKVIDVVGNSVNDAFELGRAIVAGAYEYTLHQGLTDLGWFLSSFEKRNTIQYNPAIGAYLANQTAAVQMFQQTFYNRLLSSSAANSNDASKSLFWLSTKINHVRYDSLNGGLSNRANSYTLQIGGDINVWTLDNGGNIHLGIMGGYGHFKDTSKSHSTGTQTEGKINGYSVGAYGTYFAGQDINQGLYVDLWSQMGWYRNQITGEAQLATQKYHSTVWSNSVEVGYGIPFAVTGDYQWLATPQVQLTYNLYDVNDQQDQNKLYVSNHNANGLDTRVGVRFSARGINENLVEPFLEANWLDTTAKNRLDFNGQSFQDGFAKSRFETKIGLQGNLTKQWSVSAQVGGQWGNHDFSSYQGQLNLNYKF